The following proteins are co-located in the Catenulispora sp. EB89 genome:
- a CDS encoding cell wall-binding repeat-containing protein, whose translation MRARRITTMSISALSIAALGAPMAAAADADPTAPVTLRVGFTGTCSDAAPRADGALYCTLAGATAAAQPGDSVLVGKLGATDKIAGSGAPGKPITVFSHYTDQTFTDNSWQTVVSVTGQHDVVVRDIRLGGLDASGSSALTVNHVLVTPHYFVSGDNDSAPFAIRLSATTDSTITDSHVEPDNSDGTNLTVGILVENGSDRTTVSGTIIGDVYGTGVQVTDSKDVRLVSDTAAGNIADVVLSGASTGAVVENDILADGDPQPALTVAATAIANTLVGHNLFGSTDRTTSVLWGTSAYATGQAFDTAHLGSADLDGAAQLDTSNDPDWPATPQEYFVAPSYGLTWNSPAIDSADAAAPGEPAVDRVDDPDVTDTGSGPVGYADRGAREFTGMQTRPFTATAALGLSPQNYLDATVSTDGMFQWSGPVSALYSYGDGSAPTSQSTHHYPAAGTYHGTVTFTGEKGETATASFTASPAPTKVTPVVSSFQPNANDPHVVTINASWGPGATYDFEFGDGQSDKDNGSGISDHYYAASGTYTVTVTVRDQNGWTGTASKQVTVTIPGEAPPPSAGAGGTVTRVGGRDRYETAIDASLRQFPGGTAKAVVLARGDAFADALAGGPLAARVGGPLLLTDPKNLGTPTAAEIDRALGRDHSRTVYLLGGESAISPAVEKQVRALGYRIVRYGGASRFDTALKIAQDGMGATATVVVARGDDFADALAAGPLAANRGAVLVLSDKNRMDPATAAFVQAHQTVIAVGGPAWDAVAKQVPAGGRQIETAVGNDRYATAANTVRLFHLSAVTLFGVATGTTFPDALSGGALMAAAGQPLLLTDPHALPADTAHELTVDGKRTENVTLFGGQAAISDFVEEQIAALVEPRP comes from the coding sequence ATGCGTGCACGCCGGATCACGACCATGTCGATATCAGCGCTCTCCATCGCGGCGCTGGGCGCGCCGATGGCGGCTGCCGCCGACGCCGATCCGACCGCGCCGGTGACGCTTCGCGTGGGTTTCACCGGCACGTGCTCCGACGCCGCGCCGCGCGCCGACGGTGCTCTGTACTGCACGCTCGCCGGTGCGACCGCCGCCGCCCAGCCCGGCGACTCGGTGCTGGTCGGAAAACTCGGAGCGACGGACAAGATCGCCGGCTCGGGCGCACCGGGCAAACCGATCACGGTCTTCAGCCATTACACCGACCAGACGTTCACCGACAACAGCTGGCAGACCGTGGTGAGCGTCACCGGGCAGCACGACGTCGTGGTCCGTGACATCCGGCTGGGCGGCCTGGACGCCTCCGGCTCGTCGGCGCTGACCGTGAACCACGTCCTGGTCACGCCGCACTACTTCGTCTCCGGCGACAACGACTCGGCTCCCTTCGCGATACGGCTTTCCGCGACGACTGACTCGACCATCACCGACAGCCACGTCGAGCCTGACAACAGCGATGGCACCAACCTGACAGTGGGCATCCTCGTCGAGAACGGGTCGGACCGCACGACGGTCAGCGGCACGATCATCGGCGACGTCTATGGAACCGGTGTCCAGGTCACCGACTCGAAAGACGTGCGCCTCGTCTCGGACACGGCCGCCGGCAACATCGCCGACGTCGTCCTGTCCGGAGCCTCGACCGGCGCCGTGGTCGAGAACGACATCCTCGCCGACGGCGACCCCCAGCCGGCCCTCACCGTGGCCGCCACGGCGATCGCCAACACGCTGGTGGGACACAACCTTTTCGGCAGCACTGATCGGACGACGTCGGTTCTTTGGGGAACCAGTGCGTACGCGACCGGCCAAGCTTTCGACACCGCGCATCTGGGGTCGGCGGACCTGGACGGTGCGGCGCAGCTCGACACCTCCAACGACCCGGACTGGCCGGCCACGCCCCAGGAGTACTTCGTCGCGCCTTCCTACGGGCTGACCTGGAATTCCCCGGCGATCGACTCGGCCGACGCGGCCGCCCCCGGTGAGCCGGCCGTCGACCGGGTCGACGACCCCGACGTGACGGACACCGGATCCGGACCGGTCGGCTACGCCGACCGCGGCGCCCGCGAGTTCACGGGCATGCAGACCAGGCCGTTCACCGCCACCGCGGCGCTGGGACTGTCACCGCAGAACTACTTGGACGCCACCGTGTCCACCGACGGGATGTTCCAGTGGTCCGGCCCGGTGTCAGCCCTTTATTCCTACGGCGACGGATCCGCCCCGACGAGTCAGAGCACTCACCACTACCCCGCAGCCGGGACCTACCACGGCACCGTGACGTTCACTGGCGAGAAGGGTGAGACGGCGACAGCGAGTTTCACCGCCTCCCCGGCCCCCACCAAGGTGACGCCGGTGGTGTCGTCCTTCCAGCCGAACGCCAACGATCCGCACGTGGTCACGATCAACGCTTCCTGGGGACCGGGCGCGACATACGACTTCGAATTCGGTGACGGGCAGTCGGACAAGGACAACGGCTCCGGAATCTCCGACCACTACTACGCGGCATCCGGCACCTACACCGTCACTGTCACGGTCCGCGACCAGAACGGCTGGACAGGCACCGCGTCCAAGCAGGTGACCGTCACCATCCCCGGCGAGGCGCCACCGCCGTCGGCCGGAGCGGGCGGGACCGTCACCCGCGTGGGCGGCCGGGACCGCTACGAGACCGCGATCGACGCCTCACTCCGCCAGTTCCCCGGCGGCACTGCGAAGGCCGTCGTCCTGGCCCGCGGCGACGCGTTCGCCGACGCGCTGGCCGGCGGACCGCTGGCCGCACGCGTCGGCGGCCCGCTGCTGCTGACCGACCCCAAGAACCTCGGCACGCCTACCGCGGCGGAGATCGACCGGGCCCTCGGCCGCGACCATTCCCGGACCGTCTACCTCCTGGGCGGGGAGTCGGCGATCAGCCCGGCGGTTGAGAAGCAGGTGCGTGCGCTCGGCTACCGGATCGTTCGTTACGGCGGCGCGAGCCGGTTCGACACCGCGCTGAAGATCGCGCAGGACGGCATGGGCGCCACGGCCACGGTCGTGGTGGCCCGCGGCGACGACTTCGCCGACGCGCTGGCGGCCGGACCGCTCGCGGCCAACCGCGGCGCCGTGCTGGTGCTCTCGGACAAGAACCGCATGGATCCGGCCACGGCTGCCTTCGTGCAGGCCCACCAGACCGTGATCGCGGTCGGCGGGCCGGCTTGGGACGCCGTGGCGAAGCAGGTCCCTGCCGGGGGCAGGCAGATCGAGACTGCCGTCGGCAACGACCGTTACGCCACAGCGGCAAACACCGTTCGGCTTTTCCATTTGAGCGCCGTGACCCTGTTCGGTGTGGCGACCGGTACGACTTTCCCGGACGCCCTGTCCGGCGGCGCGCTGATGGCCGCCGCCGGACAGCCGCTGCTGCTCACGGACCCGCACGCGCTGCCGGCCGACACCGCCCACGAGCTGACCGTCGACGGGAAGCGCACGGAGAACGTCACCCTGTTCGGCGGGCAGGCGGCGATCTCCGACTTCGTCGAGGAGCAGATCGCCGCATTGGTGGAGCCGCGCCCCTGA